The following proteins are encoded in a genomic region of Deltaproteobacteria bacterium:
- a CDS encoding ferredoxin family protein: MPYVINQECLGERYADCVDVCPVNCIYPGDYKGQAFMVIDPEVCIDCGACLPECPVEAIVASVDEAPEWAKMNAEYSPQYKDNAAITPRPPNDPPKLKHPNPDLKP, from the coding sequence ATGCCGTATGTGATTAATCAGGAGTGTCTCGGTGAACGGTACGCCGACTGTGTGGATGTCTGTCCGGTCAATTGCATCTACCCCGGAGATTATAAAGGTCAGGCCTTCATGGTGATCGACCCGGAGGTCTGCATCGATTGCGGGGCCTGTCTGCCGGAGTGTCCCGTGGAGGCGATCGTCGCCTCGGTTGATGAGGCCCCCGAATGGGCCAAGATGAATGCGGAGTATTCCCCTCAATACAAGGATAATGCCGCTATCACTCCCCGTCCACCCAATGATCCACCCAAGTTAAAACACCCTAATCCTGATCTGAAACCTTGA
- the typA gene encoding translational GTPase TypA yields MKPLVQNNKVRNIAIIAHVDHGKTTLVDFMLRASGTFRENQAVSERVMDSMDLERERGITIASKNCAIHWNGVKINIIDTPGHADFGGEVERGLKMVDGAILLVDASEGPLPQTRFVLKKALEAHLKIIVVINKIDRKDARPQEVLNEVYSLFIDLDADDSQIEFPVLYAIGREGIAQKTLAGRGTNLGPLFETILQEIPPPSYDPAEPFQMLVTNLSYSDYLGRLAIGRVFNGSAKKNDNLVCLPRDNQPRPLKISSLQVFDGIRLSETEEVNPGDIILLSGIENVEIGDTICTGDAPKALKRITVDEPTVSMKFMINTSPFAGKEGSFVQSRKIWERLQKETLHNVALRVEEGENADSFIVKGRGEFQMAILIETMRREGFEMSVSRPKVILKYGNQPQRGVEGEAPTALPVEGATQAPITEPVEHLFVDIHEDFTGIVTEKLSRRLGRMINMVNHGTGRVRLEFSIPSRGLIGYRSEFLTDTKGTGLMNSYVQGYEPFRGEIKSRVTGSLVSDRQGDSVAYGLFHLEPRGILFIEAGVPVYEGMIIGENNREQDLNVNPCKEKKLSNMRAAGKDENITLSPVLPMTLERAIEFIRDDEQVEVTPKNIRLRKNTLSATFRK; encoded by the coding sequence ATGAAACCACTCGTTCAGAATAACAAGGTCCGCAACATCGCCATTATTGCCCATGTTGATCATGGCAAGACGACGCTGGTCGATTTCATGCTCCGGGCCAGTGGCACCTTTCGGGAGAATCAGGCGGTGAGTGAGAGGGTCATGGATAGCATGGATCTGGAGAGGGAGCGTGGCATCACCATTGCTTCCAAAAACTGTGCCATCCACTGGAATGGGGTCAAGATCAACATCATCGATACCCCCGGCCATGCCGATTTCGGCGGCGAGGTGGAGCGTGGCCTCAAGATGGTCGATGGGGCGATCCTGCTGGTGGATGCTTCGGAAGGACCACTGCCGCAGACCCGGTTTGTTTTAAAAAAGGCGCTCGAGGCCCACCTCAAAATTATTGTGGTGATCAACAAGATTGATCGCAAGGATGCCCGTCCTCAAGAGGTCTTGAACGAAGTCTATAGTCTGTTCATCGATCTCGATGCCGATGACAGCCAGATCGAATTCCCTGTTCTTTATGCGATCGGTCGCGAAGGGATTGCCCAAAAAACCCTGGCGGGGAGGGGGACAAATCTGGGTCCGCTCTTCGAAACGATCTTGCAGGAGATCCCGCCTCCGAGTTATGACCCAGCCGAACCTTTCCAGATGTTGGTCACTAACCTTTCCTATTCCGATTACCTTGGCCGTCTGGCGATCGGGCGGGTCTTTAACGGCTCGGCCAAAAAGAATGACAATCTTGTCTGCCTGCCCCGGGACAACCAACCGAGACCGCTCAAAATCTCCAGCCTTCAGGTTTTTGACGGCATCCGACTCTCTGAAACGGAAGAGGTAAACCCCGGAGATATCATCCTCCTCTCGGGCATTGAAAATGTGGAGATTGGCGATACCATCTGTACCGGCGATGCCCCCAAGGCGTTGAAGAGGATCACCGTTGACGAACCGACCGTCTCCATGAAGTTCATGATCAACACCTCCCCCTTTGCCGGCAAGGAGGGGAGCTTCGTGCAGTCGCGAAAGATCTGGGAGCGGCTCCAGAAGGAGACGCTCCATAACGTGGCACTCCGGGTGGAGGAGGGGGAAAATGCCGACAGCTTCATTGTAAAGGGGCGCGGCGAATTCCAGATGGCGATCCTGATCGAAACAATGAGGCGAGAAGGGTTTGAGATGAGCGTGAGTCGACCCAAGGTTATCCTTAAATATGGAAATCAGCCCCAACGGGGCGTTGAGGGGGAGGCTCCAACGGCTTTGCCGGTGGAGGGGGCGACGCAAGCCCCTATAACAGAGCCGGTGGAACATTTATTCGTCGACATCCACGAGGACTTTACCGGCATTGTGACCGAGAAACTCTCCCGACGACTGGGACGGATGATCAACATGGTCAACCATGGCACCGGCCGCGTTCGGCTGGAGTTTTCGATCCCCTCCCGCGGTTTGATCGGTTACCGGAGCGAATTTTTGACCGACACCAAGGGAACGGGGTTGATGAATTCTTATGTGCAGGGGTACGAGCCTTTCCGCGGGGAGATCAAGAGCCGGGTGACCGGTTCTTTAGTTTCCGACCGGCAGGGGGATTCGGTCGCCTATGGTCTGTTCCATCTGGAACCGCGCGGCATTCTCTTTATTGAGGCCGGTGTCCCGGTCTATGAAGGGATGATTATCGGGGAGAACAACCGGGAGCAGGACCTGAACGTGAACCCCTGTAAGGAAAAGAAACTCTCCAACATGCGGGCCGCCGGCAAGGACGAAAATATCACCTTGAGCCCCGTCCTGCCGATGACCCTGGAACGGGCGATTGAATTCATCCGGGATGACGAACAGGTCGAAGTCACCCCCAAAAACATCCGCCTTCGCAAGAATACCCTCTCGGCCACGTTTCGAAAGTAG
- a CDS encoding AzlC family ABC transporter permease, translating to MTFSWNGFRRGLQQTIPLAFSVGAYGLLFGMLAQKAGMSLAETLLMCLTVFAGASQLVATDLWQSPLPVLAIIVTTFVINARHLLMGAALHPWFKSLKPHQAYGSLFFCADENWAFSLASFQKGEKDLAFLAGGGFSIYTFWFTASWIGFTGGQIIPDPRVWGLDFAFTAVFLALLVSLWQGRGDLWPWLVAAVAAVVTHHFLPGKGYILVGAFLGSLVGAWRYGNR from the coding sequence ATGACCTTTTCTTGGAACGGTTTTAGACGCGGTCTCCAGCAGACGATCCCACTGGCCTTCAGTGTTGGCGCCTACGGTCTTTTGTTCGGGATGCTGGCCCAGAAGGCGGGGATGTCGCTGGCCGAGACGCTCCTGATGTGTTTGACCGTTTTCGCCGGTGCCTCGCAGTTGGTGGCGACCGACCTCTGGCAGTCTCCTCTCCCGGTCTTGGCGATCATCGTCACCACCTTTGTCATTAATGCCAGGCACCTCTTGATGGGGGCGGCGTTACACCCCTGGTTCAAATCGCTCAAACCACACCAGGCGTACGGCAGTCTCTTCTTCTGTGCCGACGAGAACTGGGCCTTCTCCCTCGCCTCTTTTCAAAAGGGGGAAAAAGACTTGGCCTTTCTGGCCGGCGGGGGGTTTTCTATCTACACCTTTTGGTTTACGGCTTCGTGGATCGGGTTTACCGGCGGGCAAATTATCCCCGACCCGAGAGTCTGGGGACTCGATTTTGCCTTTACCGCCGTTTTTCTGGCGCTCCTTGTCAGCCTCTGGCAGGGACGTGGAGATCTCTGGCCCTGGCTTGTTGCCGCGGTTGCGGCGGTCGTCACCCATCATTTTTTGCCGGGCAAGGGGTACATCCTGGTCGGGGCCTTTTTAGGAAGTCTTGTGGGGGCTTGGCGCTATGGAAATCGGTAG
- a CDS encoding AzlD domain-containing protein: MEIGRTAFFTILGMALVTYLSRIGGLWCLNRMAITPRLEAWLKVLPGTILVSIVAPSIIMGGPAEKLSALLTILVAWRTRNILLAMMIGVAAVWSLRYLLGG, encoded by the coding sequence ATGGAAATCGGTAGAACCGCTTTCTTCACCATCCTCGGGATGGCCCTGGTGACCTATCTTTCCCGGATCGGCGGGCTTTGGTGTCTCAACCGGATGGCGATCACCCCCCGTCTGGAGGCCTGGCTCAAGGTGTTACCCGGAACAATTCTGGTTTCGATTGTGGCTCCATCGATCATCATGGGTGGACCGGCCGAAAAACTCTCCGCCCTTCTCACCATTCTGGTCGCTTGGCGGACCCGTAATATCCTTTTGGCAATGATGATTGGTGTTGCGGCCGTTTGGTCGCTACGATATTTACTGGGCGGATGA
- the msrA gene encoding peptide-methionine (S)-S-oxide reductase MsrA encodes MKAILAGGCFWCVEHAFRGLKGVTEVVSGYIGGRAADPTYEEVSSGKTGHLEAIEVTYDSSQVSYFGLLDFFWRQVDPTDAGGQFVDRGSQYRTAIFYENEEQKRIAEKSKEELSQSGRYNKPIVTEILPATIFYPAEKYHQDYSRKNPVRYALYSLHSGREQSLLRNTLNPKQYEVTQCGGTEPPFQNEYWDNKKEGIYVDVVSGEPLFSSLDKFDSGTGWPSFTRPLEPQNIVENEDNSFGVKRTEVKSRKAGSHLGHLFPDGPTGGTGPAPTGLRYCINSASLRFIPKEDLDKEGYGEYLQFFPLSTQTLPL; translated from the coding sequence ATGAAAGCGATCCTTGCCGGTGGCTGTTTCTGGTGTGTCGAGCATGCCTTTCGGGGGTTGAAAGGGGTGACCGAGGTTGTCTCCGGTTATATCGGCGGCCGGGCCGCCGACCCCACTTATGAAGAAGTCTCTTCGGGTAAAACCGGTCATCTGGAGGCGATTGAAGTGACCTACGACTCTTCTCAAGTCAGCTATTTCGGGCTCCTCGATTTTTTCTGGAGACAGGTGGATCCGACCGATGCCGGCGGGCAATTTGTGGACCGCGGGAGCCAGTACCGGACTGCCATTTTTTACGAAAATGAAGAACAAAAACGGATCGCCGAGAAATCGAAAGAAGAACTGAGTCAATCGGGGCGTTACAACAAACCGATTGTCACCGAGATCCTTCCAGCCACAATCTTTTATCCGGCTGAAAAATACCATCAGGATTATTCTCGCAAAAATCCGGTCCGCTATGCCCTTTATAGTTTACACTCCGGCCGAGAGCAGTCCCTGCTCCGCAACACCCTCAATCCGAAGCAGTATGAGGTGACCCAATGCGGCGGCACGGAACCCCCTTTCCAAAATGAATATTGGGATAACAAAAAAGAGGGGATCTATGTCGATGTCGTTTCAGGCGAGCCGCTTTTCAGTTCCCTCGACAAGTTCGATTCCGGGACCGGATGGCCCAGCTTTACTCGCCCACTCGAACCTCAAAATATTGTTGAGAACGAAGATAACAGTTTTGGCGTGAAAAGGACCGAGGTGAAGAGCCGCAAGGCCGGCTCGCACCTGGGTCACCTCTTCCCCGACGGCCCCACCGGCGGGACCGGCCCCGCCCCAACAGGACTTCGTTACTGCATCAACTCCGCCTCGCTTCGTTTCATCCCCAAGGAGGATTTGGATAAGGAGGGGTATGGGGAATACCTCCAGTTTTTTCCTCTGTCTACGCAGACGCTTCCTCTTTAA
- a CDS encoding Fic family protein, producing the protein MFQPKFSVSDLLLNNIKKIAIFTTELNRQSFSKTVLASFEKKANVLSTHTSTSIEGNPLPLTEVKKLLKSRPENIRDTEREILNYNRILEEMNEKIKRGSIAIDIPFICCVQQEITTGLIEKFRCGKLRTEPIFVNDPRSGKTVYWSPDHRDVPKMMDNLIRFVKEKRGHIEPLILAGIFHKELVIIHPFMDGNGRTARLVAKALLADMGLNTFNLFSFENYYNKNVAAYFQNVGILGNYYELSDTIDFTQWLEYFTGGIIDELLRVKKELETELASPELVLQSHHKKLLDFIKKNDFITDRDYSKLTQRAKATRALDFKKLLEMDLIKRFGKGRLTHYKMK; encoded by the coding sequence ATGTTTCAACCTAAATTCAGCGTATCCGATTTATTATTAAATAATATCAAGAAGATAGCTATCTTCACAACAGAACTAAACCGCCAATCTTTTTCTAAAACCGTGTTAGCCAGTTTTGAAAAAAAAGCCAATGTCCTCTCTACTCATACCTCCACCAGCATCGAAGGGAATCCGTTACCGCTGACGGAAGTCAAAAAACTTTTGAAATCAAGACCTGAAAATATTCGGGATACGGAAAGAGAAATTCTCAATTACAACCGTATACTGGAAGAAATGAACGAAAAAATAAAACGGGGTTCCATCGCAATCGACATCCCCTTCATTTGTTGTGTTCAGCAAGAAATCACCACCGGTCTTATCGAAAAATTCCGGTGTGGGAAATTACGCACGGAACCAATTTTTGTCAATGATCCGCGAAGCGGAAAAACGGTTTATTGGTCTCCGGATCATCGAGATGTTCCAAAGATGATGGATAACCTGATCCGGTTTGTAAAAGAAAAACGGGGTCACATTGAACCTCTGATCTTGGCCGGTATTTTTCACAAGGAGCTTGTCATCATTCATCCCTTTATGGATGGGAACGGACGTACAGCACGTCTTGTAGCCAAGGCCCTGCTTGCCGACATGGGCCTCAATACATTCAATCTTTTTAGTTTCGAAAATTATTACAACAAAAACGTTGCCGCCTATTTTCAAAATGTTGGGATATTGGGAAATTATTATGAACTGTCAGACACTATCGATTTTACGCAATGGCTGGAATATTTTACCGGTGGTATTATCGATGAATTGTTGCGTGTCAAAAAAGAACTAGAGACGGAACTGGCATCGCCAGAGCTTGTGTTACAATCGCATCACAAAAAATTACTCGATTTCATCAAAAAGAACGACTTCATCACTGATCGCGATTATTCAAAATTGACCCAACGGGCCAAGGCCACACGGGCACTCGATTTTAAAAAATTGTTGGAGATGGATCTCATTAAGCGCTTCGGTAAAGGAAGGCTGACGCATTATAAAATGAAATAA
- a CDS encoding prohibitin family protein yields MNGNDEIAELQNYIKGLIPKGRKKLTLVVLVFGLIAIAKSVTIIPAGHVGLKDFFGNVSDRTLSAGLHLVNPLLRIHKLSIRTQEVTEQANVPSKEGLSVHLDVSLLSSLNPEKAAQVYKTVGPDYIRVVVIPQLRSVIRGVTAGYEAKALYTSEREAIANEMFSHLQGPLLERGVTVEKVLLRSATLPAILATAIEKKLEAEQQSEQMKFVLNKETQEADRKRIEAQGIADFQKIVTTGLTDLFLRWKGIEATSKLADGQNSKLVVIGSGKDGLPIILGGQ; encoded by the coding sequence ATGAATGGAAATGACGAGATTGCCGAGTTGCAAAACTACATAAAGGGGCTTATTCCCAAGGGAAGGAAAAAATTGACCCTGGTGGTTCTGGTTTTTGGCCTCATCGCGATAGCCAAATCAGTTACGATTATTCCCGCAGGACACGTGGGATTAAAGGATTTCTTCGGGAATGTCTCGGATAGGACACTTTCTGCCGGATTGCACCTCGTCAATCCATTGCTCAGAATCCATAAACTTTCAATTCGGACACAAGAAGTGACAGAACAGGCCAATGTTCCCTCAAAAGAAGGTTTGAGTGTTCATTTGGATGTTTCACTCTTATCCAGCCTCAATCCCGAGAAGGCGGCCCAAGTCTACAAGACGGTCGGGCCCGACTACATTCGGGTCGTGGTTATTCCACAACTTCGATCAGTGATCCGGGGTGTGACCGCTGGCTACGAAGCAAAAGCTCTTTATACCTCAGAGCGTGAGGCGATCGCGAACGAGATGTTTTCCCATTTGCAGGGACCCCTCTTGGAGCGCGGGGTCACCGTTGAAAAAGTCCTCTTGAGGAGTGCCACATTGCCGGCTATTCTTGCGACGGCGATCGAAAAAAAGCTGGAGGCGGAACAACAATCGGAACAGATGAAGTTCGTTCTTAATAAAGAAACGCAAGAAGCCGACCGAAAGAGGATCGAGGCCCAAGGGATCGCCGACTTTCAGAAGATCGTCACCACCGGGCTTACCGATTTATTTCTTCGCTGGAAGGGAATTGAGGCCACATCAAAGCTCGCCGACGGTCAAAACAGCAAGCTGGTCGTCATTGGAAGCGGAAAGGACGGATTGCCGATCATCTTGGGAGGACAATAG
- a CDS encoding recombinase family protein produces the protein MRTRTELRRYKTFTIEFHGGVFTGFRNYTHYLVRPDEPIPLQLLRKTHVNIGPPRPKCHPISGQPLMYGQTPFGFKNINGTLIEDPLEQFILKQMREMRQKGSSLNEIARYLTNSGIPTKNGGRWQSNTVNQILSRLNSGSRSF, from the coding sequence GTGCGAACCCGAACTGAACTCCGGCGTTATAAAACGTTTACCATTGAGTTCCATGGGGGCGTCTTTACCGGATTCCGGAACTACACCCACTACCTCGTCCGGCCTGACGAACCGATTCCCCTTCAATTGCTCCGCAAGACTCACGTCAACATAGGTCCACCACGGCCAAAATGCCACCCTATTTCAGGCCAGCCTCTTATGTACGGCCAAACCCCCTTCGGGTTCAAGAACATCAATGGCACCCTTATAGAAGACCCCTTGGAGCAATTCATCCTCAAACAGATGCGGGAAATGCGCCAGAAGGGGTCTAGCCTCAACGAGATTGCCCGCTATTTAACGAATTCTGGGATCCCGACCAAGAATGGTGGACGGTGGCAGAGCAATACAGTGAATCAAATCTTGTCGCGTCTTAATTCTGGTTCACGATCTTTTTAA
- a CDS encoding TVP38/TMEM64 family protein, with amino-acid sequence MKNFKPLLFLLILVGGFAAYFFTPLRQLLTPSHLIALTKSAHELWWIPIVLILVYGIGGLFGLPGSALTLAIGALYGVIPGFFYNVIASNLAAGAGFFGARYLGRDFVSRFLKGKWKEFDEQAASHGFRLTFYLRLVPLFPFNGINFGAGLSKVRFTDYALASFLGMIPGTFVYTYFAASLLSGATGAKEKATFHLILSTILFVLLSLVPVIYKRFRK; translated from the coding sequence ATGAAGAATTTTAAGCCACTTCTTTTTCTGTTGATCTTGGTTGGCGGGTTCGCCGCCTACTTTTTTACACCCTTGCGGCAACTCTTGACTCCAAGCCATCTCATCGCCCTTACAAAATCAGCCCATGAACTCTGGTGGATTCCGATTGTTCTCATTCTTGTCTATGGCATCGGGGGGTTGTTTGGTCTTCCCGGTTCGGCCCTGACTTTAGCCATCGGTGCCCTGTATGGGGTCATCCCCGGATTTTTCTACAACGTGATTGCCTCGAACCTTGCCGCCGGTGCCGGTTTCTTCGGGGCACGATACTTGGGACGGGATTTTGTCTCGCGTTTTCTGAAAGGAAAATGGAAGGAGTTCGATGAACAAGCGGCGAGTCACGGTTTTCGCCTGACCTTTTATCTCAGGCTCGTCCCTCTTTTCCCTTTCAACGGAATCAACTTCGGTGCCGGTCTTTCCAAGGTCCGATTTACCGACTACGCCCTTGCCTCTTTTTTGGGGATGATCCCCGGCACCTTTGTCTATACCTACTTCGCCGCCTCCCTTCTAAGCGGGGCAACGGGAGCCAAAGAGAAGGCGACCTTCCATCTGATCCTTTCAACGATTTTGTTCGTGCTGTTGTCGCTTGTTCCGGTGATTTATAAGAGATTCAGAAAGTGA
- a CDS encoding TIGR04282 family arsenosugar biosynthesis glycosyltransferase: MKTRLARTVGAVEAALRYREMIETVIKKTLPLNGEYRRTLCFDPPQKENDFRQWFPSLEIKPQGDGDLGQRMSAAFQESLVNGSDRTVLIGTDCVEIDRSLLCDAFDHLDKADLVLGPAKDGGYYLIGMKKAHPFLFEGIPWSTEKVLNKTLEKANRSRLKVELLKTLSDLDEEF; this comes from the coding sequence GTGAAGACCCGATTGGCCCGAACCGTGGGCGCAGTCGAGGCGGCCCTTCGCTATCGGGAAATGATCGAGACGGTCATAAAAAAGACGCTTCCATTGAATGGTGAGTATCGACGGACTCTATGTTTCGATCCTCCTCAAAAGGAAAACGATTTCAGGCAATGGTTTCCATCTTTGGAGATAAAGCCGCAAGGTGATGGAGATTTGGGACAACGAATGTCAGCGGCCTTTCAGGAATCGTTAGTGAATGGTTCAGACCGAACCGTCTTAATTGGCACCGATTGTGTCGAGATAGACCGATCACTCTTGTGCGATGCCTTTGATCATCTGGATAAAGCCGATCTTGTCCTCGGCCCGGCCAAGGACGGGGGTTATTATCTGATCGGGATGAAGAAGGCGCATCCCTTTCTTTTTGAAGGAATTCCTTGGAGTACGGAAAAGGTTCTCAATAAGACTCTTGAAAAGGCCAACAGAAGCCGCCTCAAGGTCGAACTTTTAAAAACACTCTCGGATCTCGATGAAGAATTTTAA
- a CDS encoding methyltransferase domain-containing protein — translation MSQIMNPKEEVKNYYGKVLTGKKDLKTNACCGTNSFPSHLRKIVKMIHPEIIEKCYGCGSPIPSVLKGLTVLDLGCGTGRDSYILSKLVGPEGQVIGVDMTDEQLEVARRHLPYQMRQFGYSQSNIRFLKGYIEDLESLGIKNNSVDLIVSNCVINLSSDKRRVFSEIFRVLKPGGELYFSDIFTGRRMPKELSEDPVLLGECLGGALYLEDFRRLLLEVGCHDYRVASRSRIELKNPGVEAKAGMIDFWSTTIRAFKMKLEDRCEDYGQIATYLGTIPESPHAFFLDDHHLFEKGRPVPVCSNTAAMLQQTRYASHFNVTGDLSTHYGLFDCGLKVVGEMPQKGNCC, via the coding sequence ATGTCACAGATAATGAATCCAAAAGAAGAAGTTAAAAATTATTACGGGAAGGTCCTGACGGGAAAAAAAGACCTCAAGACCAACGCCTGTTGCGGCACCAATAGTTTTCCGTCCCATCTCCGTAAAATTGTGAAGATGATTCACCCGGAGATTATCGAAAAATGTTATGGCTGTGGCTCTCCGATCCCATCGGTCTTGAAAGGGCTGACGGTCCTGGACCTTGGGTGCGGCACCGGACGCGATTCCTACATCCTTTCCAAGTTGGTCGGTCCGGAAGGTCAGGTCATCGGCGTCGATATGACCGACGAACAACTGGAAGTGGCAAGACGACATCTCCCCTACCAGATGAGGCAGTTTGGCTACTCACAATCGAACATCCGTTTCTTAAAGGGATACATCGAGGATCTTGAATCGCTTGGGATCAAAAATAACTCCGTCGATCTGATTGTCTCGAACTGCGTCATCAATCTCTCATCCGATAAGCGTCGGGTCTTCTCCGAAATCTTTCGTGTCTTGAAGCCAGGCGGAGAGCTTTACTTTTCTGATATTTTTACCGGTCGCCGGATGCCGAAGGAATTGTCGGAAGATCCAGTCCTCTTGGGTGAGTGCCTCGGTGGTGCCCTTTACCTCGAAGACTTTCGCCGTCTTCTTCTTGAGGTTGGATGCCACGATTATCGTGTTGCCTCCCGTTCCCGGATTGAGTTGAAAAATCCGGGGGTGGAGGCAAAGGCGGGGATGATCGACTTCTGGTCGACGACGATCCGGGCATTCAAAATGAAACTCGAAGACCGATGTGAGGATTACGGACAGATCGCTACCTACTTGGGAACAATTCCGGAATCACCTCATGCCTTCTTTCTGGATGACCATCACCTCTTTGAAAAAGGACGACCGGTTCCGGTTTGTAGCAATACCGCCGCGATGCTTCAACAGACACGGTATGCCTCACACTTCAACGTGACCGGCGATCTCTCTACCCACTATGGGCTTTTTGATTGCGGATTGAAAGTGGTCGGAGAGATGCCTCAGAAAGGAAACTGTTGTTGA
- the arsS gene encoding arsenosugar biosynthesis radical SAM protein ArsS (Some members of this family are selenoproteins.), with protein sequence MIPFMEILKKNRLEIRRKPLEILQINVGKLCDLACLHCHVEAGPKRTEIMERKIAERLMELLKKSPTIRTVDLTGGAPELNPNFCFLVEESRNLGREVIDRCNLTVLFQKGQEETPGFLKEHRVQIVASLPCYSKENVEAQRGHGVFDKSIRALRLLNELGYGKEGTGLLLDLVYNPVGPFLPPPQSELEDDYKKELKELFDIEFNHLLTITNMPIKRFHDYLERRGELDQYTDLLVTHFNQEAAGHVMCRNLVSISWDGKIYDCDFNQMLEIPLGGKRRTIWEIESFDELASDPIQFANHCYGCTAGAGSSCSGSLI encoded by the coding sequence ATGATCCCGTTCATGGAGATATTAAAAAAGAACCGGCTCGAAATCAGACGGAAGCCGCTTGAGATTTTGCAGATCAATGTCGGCAAGCTGTGTGATCTCGCCTGTCTTCATTGCCATGTAGAGGCGGGGCCGAAGCGGACCGAGATCATGGAGCGAAAGATCGCCGAACGGCTCATGGAACTTTTGAAGAAGTCACCCACGATTCGGACGGTTGATCTGACCGGCGGGGCGCCGGAACTCAATCCGAACTTTTGTTTTCTGGTTGAGGAATCGAGAAACCTCGGACGCGAGGTGATTGATCGCTGTAATCTGACGGTTCTTTTTCAAAAGGGCCAGGAGGAGACTCCGGGTTTCCTCAAGGAACATCGTGTTCAGATCGTCGCATCACTTCCGTGTTACTCTAAAGAAAACGTCGAGGCCCAACGGGGCCACGGGGTCTTTGATAAAAGTATCCGGGCGCTTCGGCTCCTGAATGAGTTGGGATATGGAAAAGAGGGAACCGGTCTTCTCCTTGATCTTGTTTACAATCCGGTCGGTCCTTTCCTACCACCACCTCAATCGGAGTTGGAGGACGATTACAAAAAGGAACTGAAAGAACTCTTCGACATCGAATTTAATCACCTGCTCACGATCACCAACATGCCGATCAAGAGATTTCACGATTATTTGGAACGTCGAGGTGAGTTGGATCAATACACCGACCTTCTGGTGACCCATTTCAACCAAGAGGCGGCCGGTCATGTGATGTGTCGCAACCTCGTTTCCATAAGCTGGGATGGCAAAATCTACGATTGTGATTTTAATCAGATGCTTGAGATTCCACTTGGAGGAAAAAGAAGAACGATTTGGGAGATCGAGTCATTTGATGAACTGGCATCCGACCCGATTCAGTTTGCGAATCACTGTTACGGTTGTACCGCAGGTGCTGGAAGCTCCTGTTCCGGTTCACTGATTTAA
- a CDS encoding glycosyltransferase family 2 protein has translation MISVIIPSLNDGVHLKRNLSELEKDSQLEVIVIDAEKTGIANRAYQMNVGAAKAKGDLLVFLHADTKVNPDDLIELAQVMNQRPELVGGAFRFALDQNGFKSCLIEFGVRLRERIFQLPYGDQAIFIRKAHFKKLGGYPEAPLLEDVLLIQKMKTLGPLCFYPKKAVTSSRRWERHGYLKTTLVNWLTMIFWRLGVSLEIIVNFRRRVFHDPVHGDIKKEPARNQTEAA, from the coding sequence ATGATCAGCGTCATCATTCCTTCTTTGAACGACGGCGTTCATCTCAAGCGAAATCTTTCCGAACTTGAGAAAGATTCTCAATTGGAGGTCATCGTTATTGATGCGGAAAAGACAGGAATCGCCAATCGTGCCTATCAGATGAATGTGGGTGCGGCGAAGGCAAAAGGAGACTTGCTCGTTTTTCTTCATGCCGACACAAAAGTGAATCCGGATGATCTTATCGAACTTGCCCAAGTCATGAATCAAAGGCCGGAACTCGTAGGCGGGGCCTTTCGATTCGCGTTGGACCAAAATGGTTTCAAGAGTTGTCTGATCGAGTTTGGTGTTCGGCTTCGCGAAAGAATTTTTCAACTCCCCTACGGCGATCAGGCGATTTTCATTCGCAAGGCCCATTTTAAAAAGTTGGGGGGTTACCCGGAGGCACCACTTTTGGAGGATGTCCTGCTCATTCAAAAGATGAAGACCTTAGGCCCTCTTTGTTTCTACCCGAAGAAAGCAGTGACAAGTAGCAGGAGATGGGAACGACACGGTTATCTCAAGACAACGCTGGTCAATTGGCTCACGATGATTTTCTGGCGACTGGGGGTTTCGTTGGAAATAATTGTCAATTTTAGACGGAGGGTTTTTCATGATCCCGTTCATGGAGATATTAAAAAAGAACCGGCTCGAAATCAGACGGAAGCCGCTTGA